In Cottoperca gobio chromosome 1, fCotGob3.1, whole genome shotgun sequence, a genomic segment contains:
- the hmx1 gene encoding homeobox protein HMX1, translating to MQEKLTDNRTPTSLRASSFFIENLLGKGRNGHESMSDRSGRETGVETRSIGRVQNAHQADGSAPAPDGCSSTARSPYRDSPLQWYRGGTALNFRALEIPPSPRDNTSSDDHCCSISTSDRCSPAVSEPITEGSDETDRKTGDSNLTDDNEDANNGFDARSEQDPSSTRKKKTRTVFSRSQVFQLESTFDMKRYLSSSERAGLAASLHLTETQVKIWFQNRRNKWKRQLAADLEAAHIPHSTQRIVRVPILYHEGPTAALGFNLNGHSLSPPVAGFSSYPLSSFAHSMSLLRSQMTGFV from the exons ATGCAGGAGAAGCTGACGGACAACCGGACACCCACATCATTGAGGGCGTCGTCGTTTTTTATCGAGAACCTACTGGGCAAGGGGCGGAATGGACATGAGTCGATGTCGGACAGAAGTGGTAGGGAAACTGGTGTAGAGACGCGCTCCATTGGCCGAGTCCAGAACGCTCATCAAGCCGACGGGAGCGCTCCAGCGCCCGATGGCTGCAGCTCCACAGCCCGGTCCCCGTACAGAGACTCGCCGTTGCAGTGGTACCGCGGGGGAACTGCCTTAAACTTCAGAGCTTTGGAAATACCACCGA GCCCAAGAGATAATACAAGTTCAGACGACCACTGCTGCTCCATATCGACCAGTGACAGGTGTTCCCCCGCTGTATCTGAGCCGATAACAGAGGGCAGCGACGAAACCGACAGGAAGACAGGCGACAGCAACCTGACAGACGACAACGAGGACGCGAACAACGGGTTTGACGCACGGTCAGAGCAAGACCCGAGCTCCACCCGGAAGAAGAAGACCCGGACCGTGTTCAGCCGCAGTCAGGTGTTTCAGCTGGAGTCCACCTTCGACATGAAACGGTACCTGAGCAGCTCGGAGAGGGCGGGGCTGGCAGCGTCTCTCCACCTGACGGAGACTCAGGTCAAGATCTGGTTCCAGAACCGGAGGAATAAATGGAAGAGACAGCTGGCGGCGGACCTCGAGGCTGCACATATCCCACACTCCACCCAGCGGATTGTCAGGGTCCCCATTCTGTATCACGAGGGACCCACTGCAGCACTTGGTTTCAACCTAAACGGACATTCACTTTCTCCACCCGTCGCGGGCTTCTCCAGCTACCCTCTGTCCTCGTTTGCTCACTCCATGAGTTTGTTAAGATCGCAGATGACGGGCTTTGTGTAA